DNA from Chitinophaga pendula:
ATTTTCTTTCTCTGCTGCATAAAGGGAGAACGCTTATGTCTGCTATAAAAAAAGTCCCACCAGCAGGCGGGACTTTTCTATCAGTGAATACTATCTTAAAGAATCAGCATGGCATCGCCATAGCTGAAGAAACGGTATTTCTCTTTGATCGCCTGCTGGTAAGCTTCCATGATCAACTCATAACCGGCAAAAGCACAAGTCATGATCAACAGGCTCGTCTTAGGCAGATGGAAGTTAGTAACCAATGCATTAGGGATAGCAAAATCGTAAGGCGGGTGAATGAACATGTTCGTCCATCCTTCTGCTGCCTTCAGGTGGTTCTGTGCAGTCACGGAAGATTCCACCGCACGTACGGTAGTAGTACCGATCGCGCAGATCTTACGGTTCTCTTCTTTTGCTTTGTTTACGATCTTCACAGCATACTCATCGATGTGGAAATATTCCGCATCCATTTTGTGTTTGCTCAGATCTTCCACTTCGATAGGACGGAAAGTACCCAAACCGGTATGCAGCGTCACCTCAGCAAATTTCACACCTTTGATCTCCAGACGCTTGATCAGCTCCCGGCTAAAGTGCAGCCCTGCAGTAGGGGCAGCCACCGCACCTTCATACTTGGCGTATACAGTCTGGTAACGCTCTTTATCGTCATCCTCAGGCTTACGTTTGATGTATTTAGGTAATGGCGTCTCACCCAGACTATCCAATACTTGTTTGAACTCGTCGTCATTTCCTTCGAAGAGGAAACGGATGGTACGTCCGCGGGAAGTAGTATTATCTATTACCTCTGCTACCAATGACTCATCGTCGCCAAAATACAATTTATTACCCACCCTGATCTTACGCGCAGGATCAACGATCACATCCCACAGGCGGTTCTGCTTGTTCAGTTCACGCAGCAAAAATACCTCGATCTTAGCACCGGTCTTTTCCTTACGGCCATACAGACGGGCAGGGAACACCTTGGTGTTGTTCACCATCATCACATCCTTGTCATTGAAATAACCCAGGATATCCTTAAAGATCTTGTGTTCGATTTTGCCGGTAGCACGGTTCACCACCATCAGACGAGATTCGTCTCTGGTTTTGGAAGGATGTTGTGCGATCAGATTTAAAGGGAGGTCGAATTTGAACTGTGATAGTTTCATATTACGGTATGAATAAATTTAAAGGTGGCGAAGGTACATATAATTATCCACTCCATCAAAAATGAATACTAGTACCTGCTTATCAATTATTTAGATATTTATCCCCTTCGGTATCGCCGCGATCAGTTGCTGTGTATAACTACTTCGCGGATGCGCATACACCTCGCCCGCAGGCCCTAGCTCTTCGATCTTCCCCTTGTTCATCACCATCATCCGGTCACTGATAAACCGGACTACCGAAAGGTCATGTGAGATGAAGATGTAAGTAAATCCAAACTCTTCCCGCAACTGCATCAGCAGGTTCAGCACCTGCGCCTGTATACTTACATCCAGGGCAGACACTGACTCGTCACAGATGATGAAGGAAGGATGTACTGCCAATGCCCGGGCTATCACCACCCGTTGCCGCTGCCCACCCGAAAACTCATGTGGATAACGATGATAGTGAGCGGGCAATAGCTGCACTTTCTCCAGCAGCTCCATCACTTTTTCCTTCCGCTCCCGGTCATGCTGATACAAGCCATGCACCTGCATCGGCTCCAGTATCGCCTGCCCAATGGGCATCCGCGGCTGCAGCGAAGAATACGGGTCCTGAAATATCAGCTGCATATCTTTCCGCAGTTCCCGCATGCCGCCAGCAGACAGGTCCATCAGTTCCTGTCCTTTATATAATATACTACCCGCGGTAGGTGGCACCAGCCGGAGTAAACTTCTGCCCAGGGTCGTCTTTCCACATCCTGACTCTCCTACCAGCCCCAGCGTCTCACCATCCTGCACATGAAAACTCACATCATCTACCGCTTTGATCCAGTGCTGCACTTTGCCCAGCAGGTTACGCCTGCCTGGAAACCAGGTCTTCAATCCTTTCACTTCCAGCAACGGCGGCCTTTGCGCTAAAGTAGCCGCCCGGGTTGCTATCTGCCCGGCCGGGACCACCAGGCTGTCTATCAATTCACGGATCACATAAGGTTTCTCCCGTATCTGCCCCGCGGCATCCACCTCCATAAAGTCGGCGGTCACCGGTAGCCGGCGCAGTTGCCGGTCCAGCGGCGGCCGGCAAGCCAGCAACCCTTTCGTATAGGGATGCCGGGGATGCCGGAATACCTGATCGACCGTACCCTGTTCTACAATATCGCCTTTGTACATCACCAATACCCGGTCGGCAATGTCTGCAATCACTCCCAGATCGTGTGTAATGAAGATAACACTCATATCCAGCTGCTGCTGCAACTCCCGGATCAGCTCCAGGATCGTTCGCTGTACCGTAACATCCAAGGCAGTAGTAGGCTCATCGGCGATCAGCAGTTTAGGAGCACAGCTGATAGCCATGGCGATCATCACCCGCTGCTTTTGTCCACCGGACAATTCGTGCGGATAGCGGTCCAATAATCGTTCCGGATCGGGCAGACGCACCTGCCGGAACAACTCCAGCGCACGGGCCCTGGCAGCAGCCGCAGATATCTTTTTATGTAAACGGATAACTTCTGTTACCTGCGCACCGCAGGTCAACAGGGGGTTGAGAGACGTCATAGGCTCCTGGAAGATCATCGCGATCTCATTACCTCTGTAAGTACGCATCTCTTCAGGAGAAAGGGTCAACAGGGAAGTAGCCTTCGTACCCTGGTGGTATACAATGCTGCCGTTACTGATACGGCCCGGCGATTGTAACAACCGCATGATAGCGAGAGAGGTGACCGACTTACCGGACCCCGACTCTCCTACTATGCCTAATATCTCGCCTTTGTTCACCTCCAGTGAAATACCTTTTACTGCCGTGACAGCCTCCTGTCCAGCAGCAAAAGTAACGGTAAGATCCCGGATGGATAATAACATCGGACGATTACGGTTTCAGATGTACGTTGACAATTCCCGATCAGCAGGGTATACTACAATGATAGGGAAAATAAACGTTAGAACCGTAGATGTTTTACCGTCTGGTGGCTATTGATCAGATTTTTCAGGGAATCGATACCGATCCGCAGATGACGGTCTACATACTGGGTCGTCACCTTCTTATCACTTTCTTCCGTCTTCACCCCTTCCGGTACCATCGGCTGATCCGATACCAGCAGCAAGGCTCCGGTAGGTATCTTGTTATAGAAGCCTACAGAAAAGATAGTGGCCGTTTCCATATCTACTGCCATAGCGCGGATACGTTCCAGGTAGCGTTTGAACTCCAGGTCATGCTCCCATACCCTTCTGTTGGTGCTGTAGCAGGTACCTGTCCAGTAGTCACATTCATACTCACGGATGGTCGTGGAGATCGCCTTTTGCAGGGCAAATGCCGGCAATGCAGGTACTTCAGGGGGGAAATAGTCATTGGAGGTACCTTCTCCGCGGATGGCAGCGATAGGCAGTATCAGATCGCCGATGCTGTTCTTTTTCTTCAATCCACCACATTTCCCCAGGAATAATACCGCCTGTGGGTCGATCGCGCTGAGCAGGTCCATCACAGTGGCCGCACTAGGACTTCCCATACCAAAGTTGATAATGGTGATCTCTCCTGCAGTAGCGCATTGCATGGGTTTACCGGCGCCAATGATGTTTACATTATTCCATTCAGCAAAGGAGGTTAGATAGTTGCTGAAATTAGTGAGGAGGATGTGTGAGCCGAAGTTCTCTAATTTTTCTCCTGTGTAGCGGGGCAGCCAATTAGCTACAATTTCTTCTTTTGTCTTCATAGCCTTTTGACACGCAAATATAAGGCTTTTTTCCGAATGCCGGCCCCGAAACCGTATCTCCCTCCCGCTCCCGCGCCGTTACATTATCTTTGCAGGATGATTCCCATCGTATTTCCCGAACCGGACTTCAGGATCATCCGGGAGGGTAGAAAAGACCTGATCTTCGATCCCTATCGCAAAAGATTTGTCACACTGACACCTGAAGAATGGGTCAGGCAAAACTTCCTGGGATACCTGGTCAAAACAATGGCATATCCCGCCGCCCTGATAGGCATAGAAAAAGAGATCCGGCTGGGTACCCTGAAAAAGCGCTACGACATCATCGTATACAACCGGGCTATGCAACCCTGGATGATCGTGGAATGCAAAGAGATGAACGTCCCCCTCACCCAGCTCACCCTGGAACAGGTAAACCGTTATCATATGGTGTTGCCCAGCGCTTACCTGGTCATCACCAACGGGCAGCATACCTTCTGCTGCAGCTGTGTCAATGCACAACAGCAATGGCAGTTCCTCCAGCAGCTCCCGGCCTACCAATAGTCATTACCCGATAGTAATAAAGCAGAAAGCCGTGGATGATCTCCACGGCTTTCCTATATGTATGATATCTTTACAAAGATCAGATCAAGGGAAGATACCCAGTTGCTCGTAAGCAGCACCTACTTTGTTGATCGCGCACACATAAGCAGCCGTACGCATATCTTTGATCTCGCTGTTCGCCATCATCACATCTCTCACTTCGTGCAGGGCAGCATGCATGGTTTCTTCCAGACCGGAATATACCAGATCCACCTCATCCGCACCGTGACCGATGAAACGACGCTCCTGCTCAGATACTTTACGACCGGTCAGGTCTTCGATCACGCTCAGGATGTGCAGGTTCATGTTTTCGTCAAAGCGTTTGCCCAGACGGCCATAACGCACGTGGCTCAGGTTCTTCAGCCACTCGAAGTAGGACACGGTCACACCGCCGGCATTCAGGAACATATCAGGTACTACGATCACTCCTTTCTGAGCCAGGATCTCATCCGCTTCAGGCGTCAACGGACCGTTAGCCGCTTCACCGATGATCTTGGCTTTGATACGGGGTGCGTTGTCTTTGTCGATTACATTCTCCAGGGCAGCAGGGATCAGGATATCGCACTCCTGCTCCAGGCCGTCCGTATTTTTAGCCAGGTTCACCGCACCAGGGAAGTTAACGATAGAACCGGTTTCTTTTTTGTGCTGGAATACAGCGATAGGGTCCATACCGTTCTCGTTGTAGATAGCGCCATCCCACTCGATCAGACATACTACTTTAGCACCTGCTTCATGGAAGTATTTGGCAGCATGGTAACCTACGTTACCCATACCCTGTACGATTACACGTTTGCCTTCCAGACCTGGTTCCAGACCCAGCCTGGCCATATCTTCCTTAATATTGCAAAGCTCGCGCAGACCATAGAACACACCCAGACCAGTAGCTTCGGTACGGCCACGCACACCACCCTGAGATACAGGTTTTCCGGTTACACAACCCAGACCATCTACTTCTCCGGGACGAAGGCTCATGTAGGTATCCAGTATCCAGCTCATCTCTCTCTCACCGGTACCATAGTCAGGAGCTGGAACGTCTACACCAGGTCCGATAAAGTTTTTCTTTACCAGCTCCGCAGTATAACGACGGGTGATAGCTTCTAATTGAAATGGAGTATACTGACGGGGATTGATTTTGATTCCACCTTTGGCGCCGCCGAAAGGTACGTTTACGATCGCACACTTATAAGTCATCAAGGCAGCCAGCGCCATCACTTCGTCCTGGTTCACTTCATCGCTAAAGCGGATACCACCTTTACATGGCAACTTATGATGAGAGTGCTGTACACGGTAAGCCTCGATCACTTCAATATTTTCACCTACTCTTACTGGAAACTTTATACGGTATACCGAGTTACAAGCTTTGATCTGCTCCAGGATACCTTTCTCCCATTTTGTGAACTGTGCTGCTTTATCAAAACTTCTTTCAACACTCTGAAAGAAGCTATAATGCTGTTCTTGCGACATAAATAATTGTTTTGGATATACTTATTTTGAGTTTTTCTATCAGTGTTGACTGCGTTTCTCCAGCTTGCTGATCTTACGGTCCAATTGTACCAAGTAGATAATAATACCGATAAAGATGATAAGCAATACTGCCACTACCACATAGATCTTGCCATTACTGCGGAACATTTCGTTCACAGGGCCAGTCTCCGTATTCTGCTGTTGCGCCTGCACCAGCAATGAGCATAAAGTAAATACCAGCGTTAATAAGAAGTAAGACGCTCTGTTGATCATTTAAAAATGTTTTTAAGCTCCAGTTTTTTATAACGTACTCTCAGGTTGAATATCCACAACCCAAGTAAGGTCCAGGCCAGCATAGCCGGGTAAAATACACGCATCAGTGTACCATCCGTATCACTGGATTTAAAGCCCGGACTGGATACACTGCCGGGATGCAGCGAGTCCACCATACGAGGCAGAATGTACGTTAAAGGGATCAGCAAGGCAAAGGCGAAAACATTATAGATAGCCGAAACCCTTGCACGCTTGTCGATATCATTAATAGACATCCGCAGTACAAGATAGGCCAGGTAGATCAGCAACGCTACAGCAGTAGAAATCTGCTTGGGATCATTGGTAATAGTACCGCCCCAGGTATAGGTGGCCCATAAAGAACCCGTCACAAAACCCATCAATCCGAACAATACACCTACATTGGCTGCACTGCTCGCCACAATATC
Protein-coding regions in this window:
- a CDS encoding AMP nucleosidase; the protein is MKTKEEIVANWLPRYTGEKLENFGSHILLTNFSNYLTSFAEWNNVNIIGAGKPMQCATAGEITIINFGMGSPSAATVMDLLSAIDPQAVLFLGKCGGLKKKNSIGDLILPIAAIRGEGTSNDYFPPEVPALPAFALQKAISTTIREYECDYWTGTCYSTNRRVWEHDLEFKRYLERIRAMAVDMETATIFSVGFYNKIPTGALLLVSDQPMVPEGVKTEESDKKVTTQYVDRHLRIGIDSLKNLINSHQTVKHLRF
- the queA gene encoding tRNA preQ1(34) S-adenosylmethionine ribosyltransferase-isomerase QueA produces the protein MKLSQFKFDLPLNLIAQHPSKTRDESRLMVVNRATGKIEHKIFKDILGYFNDKDVMMVNNTKVFPARLYGRKEKTGAKIEVFLLRELNKQNRLWDVIVDPARKIRVGNKLYFGDDESLVAEVIDNTTSRGRTIRFLFEGNDDEFKQVLDSLGETPLPKYIKRKPEDDDKERYQTVYAKYEGAVAAPTAGLHFSRELIKRLEIKGVKFAEVTLHTGLGTFRPIEVEDLSKHKMDAEYFHIDEYAVKIVNKAKEENRKICAIGTTTVRAVESSVTAQNHLKAAEGWTNMFIHPPYDFAIPNALVTNFHLPKTSLLIMTCAFAGYELIMEAYQQAIKEKYRFFSYGDAMLIL
- the ccsA gene encoding cytochrome c biogenesis protein CcsA, which translates into the protein MKMAKHWWKILAVLLLFYVITAGFWVKVPAIENNEQTTRNLFFHVPMWISMYTLFGISVVYSLLFLSKYDLKRDIVASSAANVGVLFGLMGFVTGSLWATYTWGGTITNDPKQISTAVALLIYLAYLVLRMSINDIDKRARVSAIYNVFAFALLIPLTYILPRMVDSLHPGSVSSPGFKSSDTDGTLMRVFYPAMLAWTLLGLWIFNLRVRYKKLELKNIFK
- a CDS encoding CcmD family protein; its protein translation is MINRASYFLLTLVFTLCSLLVQAQQQNTETGPVNEMFRSNGKIYVVVAVLLIIFIGIIIYLVQLDRKISKLEKRSQH
- a CDS encoding ABC transporter ATP-binding protein, producing the protein MLLSIRDLTVTFAAGQEAVTAVKGISLEVNKGEILGIVGESGSGKSVTSLAIMRLLQSPGRISNGSIVYHQGTKATSLLTLSPEEMRTYRGNEIAMIFQEPMTSLNPLLTCGAQVTEVIRLHKKISAAAARARALELFRQVRLPDPERLLDRYPHELSGGQKQRVMIAMAISCAPKLLIADEPTTALDVTVQRTILELIRELQQQLDMSVIFITHDLGVIADIADRVLVMYKGDIVEQGTVDQVFRHPRHPYTKGLLACRPPLDRQLRRLPVTADFMEVDAAGQIREKPYVIRELIDSLVVPAGQIATRAATLAQRPPLLEVKGLKTWFPGRRNLLGKVQHWIKAVDDVSFHVQDGETLGLVGESGCGKTTLGRSLLRLVPPTAGSILYKGQELMDLSAGGMRELRKDMQLIFQDPYSSLQPRMPIGQAILEPMQVHGLYQHDRERKEKVMELLEKVQLLPAHYHRYPHEFSGGQRQRVVIARALAVHPSFIICDESVSALDVSIQAQVLNLLMQLREEFGFTYIFISHDLSVVRFISDRMMVMNKGKIEELGPAGEVYAHPRSSYTQQLIAAIPKGINI
- a CDS encoding Glu/Leu/Phe/Val family dehydrogenase → MSQEQHYSFFQSVERSFDKAAQFTKWEKGILEQIKACNSVYRIKFPVRVGENIEVIEAYRVQHSHHKLPCKGGIRFSDEVNQDEVMALAALMTYKCAIVNVPFGGAKGGIKINPRQYTPFQLEAITRRYTAELVKKNFIGPGVDVPAPDYGTGEREMSWILDTYMSLRPGEVDGLGCVTGKPVSQGGVRGRTEATGLGVFYGLRELCNIKEDMARLGLEPGLEGKRVIVQGMGNVGYHAAKYFHEAGAKVVCLIEWDGAIYNENGMDPIAVFQHKKETGSIVNFPGAVNLAKNTDGLEQECDILIPAALENVIDKDNAPRIKAKIIGEAANGPLTPEADEILAQKGVIVVPDMFLNAGGVTVSYFEWLKNLSHVRYGRLGKRFDENMNLHILSVIEDLTGRKVSEQERRFIGHGADEVDLVYSGLEETMHAALHEVRDVMMANSEIKDMRTAAYVCAINKVGAAYEQLGIFP
- a CDS encoding type I restriction enzyme HsdR N-terminal domain-containing protein, which encodes MIPIVFPEPDFRIIREGRKDLIFDPYRKRFVTLTPEEWVRQNFLGYLVKTMAYPAALIGIEKEIRLGTLKKRYDIIVYNRAMQPWMIVECKEMNVPLTQLTLEQVNRYHMVLPSAYLVITNGQHTFCCSCVNAQQQWQFLQQLPAYQ